The following are from one region of the Stigmatella ashevillena genome:
- a CDS encoding TonB-dependent receptor family protein, whose product MQARMWAFLLVLSTGAAAQPVEPAAETPPSAEETPAVDEGSPPQEVIPLQEPKKFESVVVGTSETRTSGSIHILTPAKLQRFELDDPAAILQSVPGVYARGEDGFGLRPNVGLRGVNPDRSKKVTLLEDGILFGPAPYSAPAAYYFPLITRMQSVRVLKGPSAIQQGPQTVGGSVEFITRDIPGGEDYGVDLGGGQNLYGKFHGHYGASTEHSGFVVEGVHLRNDGFKELDSGGNTGFRRNEWMMKARHEFDPVGEARQSLQLKLGYSDESSNETYLGLSDADFEENPLRRYDASRMDHMQWHRTQAVLSHQLEFDGLAVTTQAYRNDFHRIWRKVNRFEGASIASVLADPTSARNAIYYGVLTGQIDSSTAQETLLIGPNNRAFVSQGIQSVARWSPTTGPVKHNVELGVRYHYDRIDRLHTEDGFLTLAGELIPDGKATRTTADNIDSTHALAFHVTDALAWERLLVTPGVRLEVIRSHSKDHLTGTTDKGSLNVLMPGLGLYGALTRSLGLFAGAYRGFSPPAPGQNAKPEKSINYEGGARWTRSGERFEVVGFFNDYSNLTDICTFSNGCVNDDLDSQVDAGRAHIWGLEVFAEKIFRPGGGITFPTSLAYTLTRTRLQEDFRSADPQFGVVQAGDEMPYVPLHQLAASAGVEAALGGLFLSATYVDSMRESAGQGEVPEGERTGSLLTFDANASWNFSREGLLYLNVRNILDKQVVVSRRPFGARPNAPRLITAGLKYSF is encoded by the coding sequence ATGCAAGCACGAATGTGGGCGTTCCTTCTCGTCCTTTCGACGGGAGCGGCGGCTCAACCGGTGGAACCCGCTGCGGAGACACCCCCCAGCGCCGAGGAAACTCCCGCGGTGGACGAAGGTTCGCCTCCCCAAGAGGTGATCCCCCTCCAGGAGCCGAAGAAATTCGAGAGCGTGGTGGTGGGAACCTCGGAGACGCGGACCAGCGGCTCCATCCACATCCTCACGCCAGCCAAGCTCCAGCGGTTCGAGTTGGATGACCCCGCAGCGATCCTCCAGTCGGTGCCCGGCGTCTATGCCCGAGGCGAGGACGGGTTCGGGCTGCGTCCGAACGTCGGCCTGCGAGGCGTGAACCCTGACCGCAGCAAGAAGGTGACCCTGCTGGAGGATGGCATCCTCTTCGGCCCAGCCCCCTATTCCGCGCCGGCGGCCTATTACTTCCCGCTCATCACCCGCATGCAGTCCGTGCGCGTCCTCAAGGGGCCCTCGGCCATCCAGCAGGGCCCGCAGACCGTGGGCGGCTCCGTCGAGTTCATCACCCGGGACATCCCCGGCGGAGAGGACTACGGGGTGGATCTGGGCGGTGGCCAGAACCTCTACGGCAAGTTCCATGGCCACTACGGGGCCAGCACGGAGCACTCGGGGTTCGTGGTGGAGGGCGTGCACCTGCGGAACGACGGCTTCAAGGAGCTGGACTCCGGCGGTAACACGGGCTTCCGCCGCAACGAGTGGATGATGAAGGCCCGCCACGAGTTCGACCCCGTGGGAGAGGCACGCCAGAGCCTCCAGCTCAAGCTGGGCTACTCCGATGAGTCTTCCAACGAGACCTACCTGGGGTTGAGCGACGCGGACTTCGAAGAGAATCCCCTGCGCCGCTATGACGCGAGCCGCATGGACCACATGCAGTGGCACCGCACCCAGGCGGTGCTCAGCCACCAGCTCGAGTTCGACGGGCTGGCGGTCACCACCCAGGCCTACCGCAATGACTTCCATCGCATCTGGCGGAAGGTGAACCGCTTCGAGGGCGCGAGCATCGCCAGCGTGCTGGCGGACCCCACGAGCGCCCGAAACGCCATCTATTACGGCGTGCTGACCGGGCAGATCGACTCCTCGACCGCGCAGGAGACGCTGCTCATCGGCCCCAACAACCGCGCCTTCGTCTCGCAGGGAATCCAGAGCGTGGCGCGGTGGAGCCCTACCACCGGCCCGGTGAAGCACAACGTGGAGCTGGGGGTCCGGTACCACTACGACCGGATCGACCGGCTGCACACGGAGGATGGCTTCCTGACGCTCGCGGGAGAGCTGATCCCGGACGGCAAGGCCACGCGGACCACGGCCGACAACATCGACTCGACGCATGCCCTGGCATTCCATGTAACGGACGCCTTGGCGTGGGAACGGTTGTTGGTGACACCTGGGGTGCGGTTGGAGGTAATCCGCTCCCACTCCAAGGACCATCTCACCGGGACGACAGACAAGGGCTCCCTCAACGTGCTGATGCCGGGACTGGGTCTCTATGGCGCGCTCACCCGCTCCCTGGGGCTGTTCGCCGGCGCGTACCGGGGCTTCTCGCCCCCGGCGCCCGGCCAGAATGCGAAGCCCGAGAAGAGCATCAACTACGAGGGGGGCGCCCGGTGGACCCGCAGCGGCGAGCGCTTCGAGGTGGTGGGCTTCTTCAATGACTATTCGAACCTCACGGACATCTGCACCTTCTCCAATGGGTGTGTGAACGATGATCTGGACAGCCAGGTCGATGCCGGACGGGCGCACATCTGGGGCCTGGAGGTCTTCGCGGAGAAGATCTTCCGTCCGGGCGGGGGCATCACCTTCCCCACCTCGCTGGCCTATACGCTCACCCGGACACGGCTCCAGGAGGATTTCCGCTCGGCGGACCCCCAGTTCGGCGTGGTCCAGGCCGGGGACGAGATGCCCTATGTGCCGCTCCACCAGTTGGCCGCTTCGGCCGGCGTGGAGGCAGCCCTAGGGGGGCTCTTCTTGAGCGCCACCTATGTGGACTCCATGCGGGAGAGCGCGGGGCAGGGCGAAGTCCCGGAGGGTGAGCGGACAGGCTCGCTGCTGACGTTCGATGCGAACGCGAGCTGGAACTTCTCCCGCGAAGGGCTGCTGTACCTGAACGTGCGCAACATCCTGGACAAACAGGTCGTCGTGTCGCGGAGGCCTTTCGGCGCACGGCCGAATGCCCCCCGCCTCATCACGGCGGGGCTCAAGTACTCGTTCTGA
- a CDS encoding imelysin family protein, which yields MDETRRFLKKPPRGTVCALATLLSLSACKEENKPGPGDGGTGGAAETTRGALLSAAGSCVLTSAQDFQRTAAGLESAVAAFAASPEEGTRQAARTAFHGAMDSWQVSEVFQLGPAAPRSVAGGAELRDNIYSWPLVSRCAIEEQIVSKSYETPGFPSSLVSRRGLYALEYLLFYAGADTACPPTSPIVAGGTWSALSTEEREARKRAYAVVVAADVRRRADLLVEAWAADKGNFLRTLETAGSGNSVYPTSQGALNALSDALFYVEREVKDMKLARPLALRDCDSNTCPELLESQFAGRSKANVRANLVGFRRLVEGCGADYSGTGFDDLLIAVGSEPLAVALRERVPAAQAALEAVDEPDLREALAQDKASVRALYDAVKGVTDLLKVDLVTVLDLELPSSVEGDND from the coding sequence ATGGATGAGACGAGGCGTTTTCTCAAGAAGCCCCCGCGCGGGACGGTGTGTGCGTTGGCCACCCTCCTGAGCCTCTCCGCGTGCAAAGAGGAGAACAAACCGGGACCCGGAGACGGCGGGACAGGAGGGGCGGCGGAAACCACGCGCGGGGCGCTGTTGTCCGCTGCGGGAAGCTGTGTGCTGACGAGCGCCCAGGACTTCCAGAGGACAGCCGCCGGATTGGAGTCCGCGGTGGCGGCCTTCGCCGCGAGCCCCGAGGAGGGGACGCGCCAGGCCGCTCGCACGGCATTCCACGGGGCCATGGACTCCTGGCAGGTGTCGGAGGTGTTTCAGCTGGGGCCCGCGGCGCCGCGGAGTGTCGCGGGGGGGGCGGAGCTGCGCGACAACATCTACTCCTGGCCCCTGGTCAGCCGGTGCGCGATCGAGGAGCAGATCGTCTCCAAGTCGTACGAGACGCCCGGCTTTCCATCCTCCCTGGTGAGCCGCCGGGGGCTGTATGCCCTGGAGTATCTCCTCTTCTACGCGGGGGCGGACACCGCGTGTCCCCCCACCTCTCCCATCGTCGCGGGGGGCACGTGGTCAGCCTTGTCCACGGAAGAGCGGGAGGCTCGCAAGCGGGCCTATGCCGTGGTGGTGGCCGCCGATGTGCGCCGCCGCGCGGATCTCCTCGTGGAGGCATGGGCGGCGGACAAGGGAAACTTCCTGCGGACGTTGGAGACCGCGGGCTCGGGCAATTCCGTGTACCCGACGAGCCAGGGGGCGTTGAACGCCTTGAGTGACGCGCTCTTCTACGTCGAGCGGGAGGTGAAGGACATGAAGCTCGCGCGGCCGCTCGCCCTCAGGGACTGCGACAGCAACACCTGCCCGGAGCTGCTGGAGTCGCAGTTCGCGGGGCGCTCGAAGGCGAACGTGCGGGCCAACCTGGTGGGGTTCCGGCGGCTGGTCGAGGGGTGTGGCGCGGACTACTCGGGCACGGGATTCGATGACCTGCTGATCGCGGTGGGCTCCGAGCCCCTGGCGGTGGCGCTTCGCGAGCGGGTTCCCGCGGCTCAGGCGGCCCTCGAGGCCGTGGACGAGCCGGACCTCCGGGAGGCGCTGGCCCAGGACAAGGCCTCGGTTCGGGCGCTGTACGACGCGGTCAAGGGGGTGACGGATCTGCTCAAGGTCGATCTGGTCACCGTGTTGGATCTCGAGCTGCCGTCTTCGGTGGAAGGGGACAATGACTAA
- a CDS encoding HTTM domain-containing protein: protein MTKQGPGGRSGLWEWLLAPKDIAALAAFRVAFGLMITVSAVRFLAYGWVDELFVRAKFRFSYWGFSWIPVLPAPWIHGVFAVLAVLGLCVAAGFCYRVAVVLLFVTFTYVQLVDVTNYLNHYYLVSLLAGLLCFVPAHRAFSVDAWRNSALRRDVLPAWCTYLLRFQVAVVYVFAGLAKLTSDWLLHAQPLSIWLSARTSLPLAGPLLDQRWVAYAAAWAGFLFDTAIVVFLLNRRLRPWAYGVVLGFHAATSMLFPIGMFPVIMVISALVFFGPSWPRWGWARLQRLFGRPNGPPEPVLPVSGSRVPIAPSRKARWALGAAVAYGLLQLLLPLRTHLYGGNVSWHEQGMRFSWRVMTREKNGSVTFVVRDPDTGREWHVPPSQYLTRLQEREMSVQPDLILQLAHRIARDFEAKGRGRVEVHADARVSLNGRPSERFVDPEADLAREEDGLSPKGWVLPPPSSPPVRLNSTMSWIR, encoded by the coding sequence ATGACTAAGCAGGGGCCGGGCGGGCGCTCGGGTCTCTGGGAGTGGCTGCTCGCGCCGAAGGACATCGCGGCGCTGGCGGCCTTCCGGGTGGCGTTCGGGCTGATGATCACGGTGTCGGCGGTGCGCTTTCTCGCCTACGGCTGGGTCGACGAGCTGTTCGTCCGAGCAAAGTTCCGTTTCTCCTACTGGGGGTTCTCGTGGATCCCAGTGCTGCCCGCGCCGTGGATCCACGGGGTCTTCGCCGTCCTGGCCGTGCTGGGCCTGTGCGTGGCCGCGGGGTTCTGTTACCGGGTGGCGGTGGTCCTGCTCTTCGTCACGTTCACCTATGTCCAACTGGTGGACGTCACCAACTACCTCAACCATTACTACCTGGTGAGCCTGCTGGCAGGGCTGCTCTGCTTCGTGCCCGCGCACCGGGCGTTCTCCGTGGATGCCTGGAGGAACTCGGCCCTGCGTCGGGACGTGTTGCCCGCCTGGTGCACGTACCTCCTGCGCTTCCAGGTCGCGGTGGTCTATGTGTTCGCCGGGCTTGCCAAGCTCACCTCCGACTGGCTGCTCCACGCGCAGCCGCTCAGCATCTGGCTGTCGGCGCGCACGAGCCTGCCGCTGGCCGGGCCGCTGTTGGATCAGCGCTGGGTGGCATATGCCGCGGCCTGGGCCGGCTTCCTCTTCGACACGGCCATCGTCGTCTTCCTGCTGAACCGGCGGCTCCGCCCATGGGCTTACGGGGTGGTGCTGGGCTTCCATGCGGCGACCTCGATGCTGTTTCCCATCGGGATGTTCCCCGTCATCATGGTCATCTCGGCGCTGGTGTTCTTCGGCCCGTCCTGGCCCCGGTGGGGCTGGGCGCGGCTCCAGCGGCTGTTCGGCAGGCCAAACGGCCCACCCGAGCCAGTCCTCCCTGTGTCCGGATCGCGCGTACCCATCGCGCCGAGTCGAAAGGCCCGGTGGGCGTTGGGCGCGGCGGTGGCTTACGGCCTGCTTCAGCTCCTCCTCCCACTGCGGACCCACCTGTATGGGGGTAATGTCTCTTGGCATGAGCAAGGCATGCGCTTCTCATGGCGCGTCATGACGCGGGAGAAGAATGGCAGTGTGACGTTCGTGGTTCGCGATCCGGACACGGGTCGGGAGTGGCATGTGCCTCCGAGCCAGTACCTCACGCGGCTCCAGGAGCGGGAGATGTCGGTCCAGCCGGACCTCATCCTCCAACTGGCACACCGCATCGCGCGAGACTTCGAGGCAAAGGGGCGGGGCCGGGTCGAGGTCCACGCGGATGCGCGCGTGTCGTTGAATGGCCGTCCTTCGGAGCGCTTCGTGGATCCCGAGGCGGATCTGGCGCGCGAAGAGGATGGTTTGTCGCCCAAAGGATGGGTTCTCCCTCCGCCTTCATCTCCACCCGTACGGTTGAATTCCACGATGAGCTGGATCAGGTGA
- a CDS encoding aspartate aminotransferase family protein, whose product MESKTIRAKHKQYLLSSVANYYEEPVVMHEGKGSRLTDLDGKSYLDFFGGILTVSVGHANERVNAAVSAQLQRLSHVSTLYPTVPIVELAEKLVAVAPGNLKKAFFTASGTEADETAVVLAQVATGNQELIALRHGYSGRSLLAQSLTAHSNYRAVPSQVAAIKHGLSPYCYRCPLKLEPGTCGIACAKDLDELIRTTTTGRIAGMLAEPIQGVGGFITPPKEYFEIAAEIVRKYGGLMIIDEVQTGFGRTGKMWGAQQYGVDPDIMTMAKGIANGLPLAATLCTPAIGDAFKSSTISTFGGNPLSCAAAGAVLEEIQENNLVENAAKRGEELREGLVKLQRKYPKTIGDVRGMGLMQALELVVDETIRDRTPNPRATLQLFEETKKRGLLIGKGGLYGNTIRIAPALNITASEISEGLRALEESFAAMGVA is encoded by the coding sequence ATGGAATCCAAGACGATTCGCGCCAAGCACAAGCAATACCTGCTGTCTTCGGTAGCCAACTACTACGAGGAGCCGGTGGTGATGCACGAGGGCAAGGGCTCGCGCCTCACCGATCTCGATGGCAAGAGCTACCTGGACTTCTTTGGAGGCATCCTCACCGTCTCCGTCGGACACGCCAACGAGCGGGTGAACGCCGCCGTCAGCGCCCAGCTCCAGCGCCTGAGCCACGTCTCCACGCTCTACCCCACCGTGCCCATCGTGGAGCTGGCCGAGAAGCTGGTGGCCGTGGCCCCCGGCAACTTGAAGAAGGCCTTCTTCACCGCCTCGGGCACGGAGGCCGATGAGACGGCGGTGGTGCTCGCCCAGGTGGCCACCGGCAACCAGGAGCTCATCGCGCTGCGCCACGGGTACTCTGGCCGCTCGCTGCTGGCGCAGTCGCTCACGGCCCACTCGAACTATCGCGCCGTGCCCAGCCAGGTGGCCGCCATCAAGCATGGCCTGTCGCCCTACTGTTACCGCTGTCCGCTCAAGCTAGAGCCCGGCACGTGTGGCATCGCGTGCGCCAAGGATCTGGATGAGCTCATCCGCACCACCACCACCGGCCGCATCGCCGGCATGCTGGCCGAGCCCATCCAGGGCGTGGGCGGCTTCATCACCCCGCCCAAGGAGTACTTCGAGATCGCCGCGGAGATCGTCCGCAAGTACGGCGGATTGATGATCATCGACGAGGTGCAGACGGGCTTCGGGCGCACGGGCAAGATGTGGGGCGCGCAGCAGTACGGCGTGGACCCGGACATCATGACGATGGCCAAGGGCATCGCCAACGGCCTGCCCCTGGCCGCCACGCTCTGCACGCCCGCCATCGGCGATGCGTTCAAATCGAGCACCATCTCCACCTTCGGCGGCAACCCGCTGTCCTGCGCGGCGGCCGGCGCCGTGCTGGAGGAGATCCAGGAGAACAACCTGGTGGAGAACGCGGCGAAGCGCGGCGAGGAGCTGCGCGAGGGGCTCGTGAAGCTCCAGCGCAAGTACCCGAAGACCATCGGGGATGTGCGCGGCATGGGCCTGATGCAGGCGCTGGAGCTGGTGGTGGACGAGACCATCCGGGACCGCACCCCCAACCCGCGCGCCACGCTCCAGCTCTTCGAGGAGACGAAGAAGCGCGGCCTCCTCATTGGAAAGGGCGGGCTCTACGGCAACACCATCCGCATCGCCCCGGCGCTCAACATCACGGCGAGCGAAATCTCCGAGGGGCTCCGGGCCCTCGAGGAGTCCTTCGCGGCGATGGGGGTGGCATGA
- a CDS encoding endonuclease domain-containing protein: MLLPAHTALLDALDRHARRREEGIATLSALVGSPSRALTLFTEWAHRHGVSVAAPEADEPRAMVRAWAAAVARERELFADAEAFVALQAPPDSPRPLFFRQKTAHERALLLDALSPGQTEKATWELSLQLLASRELPARGMLPDAVDAAIAREPFSALRALLRWVPAGETPALRIRVGLPELRGLRAAAAICAAAPSLTVVCVLTPEAFAACQERGESHVLAMLREGWLDVPEEAAPGTASGFVVPTLARFQQEGTPAPLVAHYIEAARALTVAGSEAADRSRSKAEQFLYELLQHRPATRGRFALNSRIEQGTGVRPLEIDLLCRELRLAVEIDGYFHFRSAEDFRRDRRKDLALQRLGYWVVRILAEDVVARLEDILETIDTLMEARRRESAGQEMPHGHR; encoded by the coding sequence GTGCTGCTTCCCGCGCACACCGCCTTGCTCGACGCTCTGGACCGGCACGCCCGGCGGCGTGAAGAGGGGATCGCCACCCTGAGCGCTCTCGTGGGCTCTCCCTCGCGGGCGCTCACACTTTTCACCGAGTGGGCCCACCGCCATGGGGTGAGCGTTGCCGCCCCGGAGGCGGATGAACCGCGTGCCATGGTGCGCGCGTGGGCGGCAGCGGTGGCCCGCGAGCGGGAACTGTTCGCGGACGCGGAGGCATTCGTTGCCCTCCAGGCGCCGCCGGACTCTCCCAGGCCGCTCTTCTTCCGGCAGAAGACGGCCCATGAGCGCGCCCTGCTGTTGGATGCACTGAGCCCAGGCCAGACAGAGAAGGCCACCTGGGAGCTGAGCCTCCAACTGCTGGCATCCCGGGAGCTCCCTGCCAGGGGCATGCTCCCGGACGCGGTGGACGCGGCCATCGCCCGGGAGCCGTTCTCGGCCCTCCGTGCCTTGTTGAGATGGGTTCCCGCCGGAGAGACACCGGCCCTGCGCATTCGGGTGGGCCTCCCGGAACTCCGTGGGCTTCGTGCCGCTGCGGCGATCTGTGCGGCGGCCCCGTCCCTCACCGTGGTCTGCGTCCTCACGCCGGAAGCCTTCGCGGCCTGCCAGGAGCGGGGTGAGTCCCATGTCCTCGCCATGCTGAGGGAGGGCTGGCTGGACGTTCCGGAAGAGGCGGCACCGGGAACCGCCTCGGGTTTCGTTGTTCCGACCCTGGCCCGGTTTCAGCAGGAAGGCACGCCAGCGCCCCTGGTCGCGCACTACATCGAAGCGGCACGTGCCCTCACCGTCGCCGGTTCAGAAGCGGCAGATCGCTCACGCAGCAAGGCCGAGCAGTTCCTCTATGAGCTTCTCCAGCACCGGCCCGCGACCAGAGGGCGCTTCGCGTTGAACAGTCGCATCGAGCAGGGCACGGGAGTCCGCCCCCTGGAGATCGACCTGCTGTGCCGCGAACTGCGGCTGGCCGTGGAGATCGACGGGTACTTCCACTTCCGGAGCGCGGAGGACTTCCGCCGGGATCGCCGGAAGGATCTCGCGCTCCAGCGCCTGGGTTACTGGGTGGTCCGCATCCTGGCCGAGGACGTCGTCGCCCGGTTGGAGGACATCCTCGAAACAATCGACACGCTGATGGAAGCCCGGAGGCGCGAGTCCGCCGGGCAGGAGATGCCACATGGACACCGCTGA
- a CDS encoding nitrilase-related carbon-nitrogen hydrolase: MRKVIGGLIQCSNPINDPAASVQTIRNAMFEKHLPLIEEAGKRGTQILCLQEVFNGPYFCPSQDAKWCDIAETIPGPTVEQLSAYAKRYQMAMIIPIYEREMAGVYYNTAAVVDADGTYLGKYRKNHIPHTNGFWEKFFFKPGNLGYPTFQTRYARIGVYICYDRHFPEGARLLALNGAEIVFNPSATVAGLSQYLWKLEQPAHAVANGYFIAASNRVGTEAPWNIGRFYGSSYFCDPRGTMLAVASEDKDELITAEMDLDLIEEVRRTWQFFRDRRPDTYENMSKQLP; encoded by the coding sequence ATGCGTAAGGTCATCGGCGGGCTCATCCAGTGCTCCAACCCCATCAACGACCCAGCGGCGTCCGTTCAGACCATCCGGAACGCGATGTTTGAGAAGCACCTGCCCCTCATCGAGGAGGCGGGCAAGCGCGGCACGCAGATCCTCTGTCTCCAGGAAGTCTTCAACGGGCCCTACTTCTGTCCCTCGCAGGATGCGAAGTGGTGTGACATCGCCGAGACCATTCCCGGGCCCACCGTGGAGCAGTTGTCGGCGTACGCGAAGCGGTACCAGATGGCGATGATCATCCCCATCTACGAGCGGGAGATGGCGGGCGTCTACTACAACACCGCCGCCGTCGTGGACGCGGACGGCACGTACCTGGGCAAGTACCGCAAGAACCACATCCCCCACACCAACGGCTTCTGGGAGAAGTTCTTCTTCAAGCCCGGCAACCTGGGCTACCCGACTTTCCAGACGCGCTACGCCCGCATCGGCGTGTACATCTGCTACGACCGGCACTTCCCCGAGGGCGCGCGCCTCCTGGCGCTCAACGGGGCGGAGATCGTCTTCAACCCTTCCGCCACGGTGGCAGGGCTCTCCCAGTACCTGTGGAAACTGGAGCAGCCCGCGCACGCGGTGGCCAATGGCTACTTCATCGCCGCCAGCAACCGCGTGGGCACCGAGGCGCCCTGGAACATCGGCCGCTTCTACGGCAGCAGCTACTTCTGCGATCCGCGCGGCACCATGCTCGCCGTGGCCAGCGAGGACAAGGACGAGCTCATCACCGCCGAGATGGATCTCGATCTCATCGAGGAGGTGCGCCGCACCTGGCAGTTCTTCCGGGACCGCCGACCCGACACCTACGAGAACATGTCCAAGCAATTGCCGTAA
- the hydA gene encoding dihydropyrimidinase, translating to MSVLIQNGRIVTAVDDYVADVFIEGEKVSLIGKNLKVAADKVIDATNRLVLPGGIDPHTHFDMPFGGTVSADDFASGTKAAAFGGTTCIIDFAVQTKGQSTLQGLDVWHGKAQGKATIDYAFHMIVTDMPEERLPEMRRLADEGVTSYKLFMAYPGALYVDDGTLYRAFRQAGENGTRICMHAENGIVIDEIIKAAVKDGKTEPRWHALTRPTRMEAEGVHRAISIAEVAQVPLYIVHLSSSDALDEVKRGRARGVDVIAETCPQYLFLDQSYYEREGFEGAKWVMTPALRERWNQDELWQGLKFRDLETIATDHCPFCFKDQKALGKDSFTKIPNGAPGVENRMSLVYNGGVVSGRISLNRFVELTSTAAAKAFGLFPKKGTIAVGSDADIVIFDPERKETISVNNPHTHHMRVDYSAYEGFVVQGFTETVLSRGRVVIEKNELKTEGGGQFVKRALCNSLLR from the coding sequence ATGAGCGTTCTCATTCAGAATGGCCGAATCGTCACCGCCGTGGACGACTACGTGGCGGACGTGTTCATCGAGGGGGAAAAAGTCTCCCTCATCGGTAAGAACCTGAAGGTCGCGGCGGACAAGGTCATCGACGCCACGAACCGGCTGGTCCTCCCCGGTGGAATCGATCCCCATACCCACTTCGACATGCCCTTCGGGGGCACCGTGTCGGCGGATGACTTCGCCAGCGGGACGAAGGCTGCGGCGTTCGGTGGCACCACCTGCATCATCGACTTCGCCGTCCAGACCAAGGGCCAGTCCACCCTCCAGGGACTGGATGTCTGGCACGGCAAGGCACAGGGCAAGGCGACCATCGATTACGCCTTCCACATGATCGTCACCGACATGCCCGAGGAGCGGCTGCCGGAGATGCGGCGGCTGGCCGACGAGGGGGTCACCTCCTACAAGCTGTTCATGGCCTACCCCGGCGCCCTCTATGTGGACGACGGGACGCTGTACCGCGCCTTCCGCCAGGCCGGCGAGAACGGCACCCGCATCTGCATGCATGCGGAGAACGGCATCGTCATCGACGAGATCATCAAGGCGGCGGTGAAGGACGGGAAGACGGAGCCCCGGTGGCACGCGCTCACCCGGCCCACACGAATGGAGGCCGAGGGCGTGCACCGCGCCATCAGCATCGCCGAGGTGGCCCAGGTGCCCCTCTACATCGTCCACCTGTCCAGCTCGGATGCGCTGGACGAGGTGAAGCGCGGCCGGGCGCGCGGCGTGGATGTGATTGCCGAGACGTGTCCCCAGTACCTCTTCCTGGACCAGAGCTACTACGAGCGCGAGGGCTTCGAGGGCGCCAAGTGGGTGATGACCCCCGCCCTGCGCGAGCGGTGGAACCAGGACGAGCTCTGGCAGGGCCTCAAGTTCCGCGACCTGGAGACCATCGCCACGGACCACTGTCCGTTCTGCTTCAAGGACCAGAAGGCGCTGGGCAAAGACTCCTTCACGAAGATTCCCAACGGAGCCCCGGGCGTGGAGAACCGGATGAGCCTCGTCTACAACGGCGGCGTGGTGTCCGGGCGCATCTCGCTCAACCGCTTCGTGGAGCTGACCTCCACGGCCGCCGCCAAGGCCTTCGGCCTCTTTCCGAAGAAGGGCACCATCGCCGTGGGCTCCGATGCGGACATCGTCATCTTCGATCCGGAGCGCAAGGAGACCATCAGCGTGAACAACCCCCACACGCACCACATGCGCGTGGACTACAGCGCCTATGAAGGCTTCGTGGTGCAGGGCTTCACCGAGACGGTGCTCTCCCGCGGACGCGTCGTCATCGAGAAGAACGAGCTGAAGACCGAGGGCGGCGGGCAGTTCGTCAAGCGCGCCCTGTGCAACTCGCTGCTCCGCTGA
- a CDS encoding septal ring lytic transglycosylase RlpA family protein: protein MDTTNRLTFHRYALLAAALVVGVGVTGTLMLARPAEASVSSIGTMATCNATWYGAVGEIPEGWPTASGEPFHRMALKAAHKTLPFGTRVKVTYQGKSVTVTINDRGGFGGAVCLDLTYGAFTQIANTDLGNIVVQYQVL from the coding sequence TTGGACACAACGAATCGTCTGACCTTTCACCGTTATGCATTGCTCGCCGCCGCCCTCGTGGTGGGCGTTGGCGTGACGGGCACCCTCATGCTGGCCCGCCCGGCAGAGGCTTCCGTGAGTTCCATTGGCACGATGGCCACCTGTAACGCCACCTGGTACGGCGCAGTGGGCGAGATTCCCGAGGGCTGGCCGACGGCGAGCGGAGAGCCGTTTCACCGGATGGCGCTCAAGGCCGCCCACAAAACCTTGCCATTTGGCACCCGGGTCAAGGTGACCTACCAAGGTAAGTCGGTCACGGTGACCATCAATGACCGGGGTGGCTTTGGCGGCGCGGTCTGTCTGGATCTGACCTACGGCGCCTTCACGCAGATCGCCAACACGGATCTCGGCAACATCGTCGTGCAGTACCAGGTGCTCTAA